From Pseudomonas sp. G.S.17, the proteins below share one genomic window:
- a CDS encoding transposase — protein MQNQEHGRLLRVGRFSMPGHIYLVTCVVKDRQPIFNDFHIGRRVVREMRCLHDSGVVNSLAWVVMHDHLHWLFELRSGSLAALMQLLKGRSACGINKAFGSKTIEWQKGYYDHAVRTEKDLEVMARYVIANPVRAGLVTGEGEYPLWDSVWT, from the coding sequence ATGCAAAATCAGGAACATGGCCGCCTTCTTCGCGTCGGCCGATTCTCCATGCCAGGGCACATCTATCTCGTCACCTGTGTTGTAAAGGATCGCCAACCAATATTTAACGATTTTCATATTGGCCGCAGGGTCGTCCGCGAAATGAGGTGCCTACACGACTCTGGAGTGGTGAATTCGTTGGCTTGGGTGGTGATGCACGATCATCTGCATTGGTTGTTTGAATTGCGCTCAGGGTCACTGGCCGCGCTTATGCAATTACTAAAAGGCCGCAGCGCCTGCGGGATCAACAAGGCGTTCGGCAGCAAAACGATTGAATGGCAAAAAGGTTATTACGACCACGCGGTCAGGACTGAAAAAGACCTTGAGGTGATGGCGCGCTACGTTATTGCCAACCCAGTACGGGCCGGACTGGTTACAGGTGAGGGTGAATACCCGCTGTGGGATTCGGTGTGGACGTAG
- the msrA gene encoding peptide-methionine (S)-S-oxide reductase MsrA — protein MALRSEILVNKNVLPTADQALPGRETPISVPEHHFVNGNPLLGPFPGSVEFAIFGLGCFWGAERLLWQQEGVFSTAVGYAGGMTPNPTYEEVCSGLTGHSEVVLVVYEPEKISYEQLLKLFWEAHNPTQGMRQGNDIGTQYRSVIYCTKQDQLTAAKASEAAFQAELNKAGLGSITTEIDEAPTFFYAEAYHQQYLAKNPQGYCGIGGTGVCMPPSLANNS, from the coding sequence ATGGCTCTGCGCTCGGAAATTCTTGTGAACAAAAACGTACTCCCTACCGCTGATCAGGCGCTGCCCGGTCGCGAAACGCCTATTTCGGTTCCTGAACACCACTTCGTCAACGGCAACCCGTTGCTGGGTCCGTTTCCTGGCAGCGTGGAGTTCGCGATCTTCGGTCTCGGCTGCTTCTGGGGTGCCGAACGGCTGCTGTGGCAGCAAGAAGGCGTGTTCAGCACTGCGGTCGGTTACGCGGGCGGCATGACGCCGAACCCGACTTACGAAGAAGTCTGCTCGGGTCTGACCGGGCATAGCGAAGTCGTGCTGGTGGTCTACGAGCCGGAAAAAATCAGCTACGAGCAATTGCTCAAACTGTTCTGGGAAGCGCACAACCCTACCCAGGGCATGCGTCAGGGCAACGACATCGGCACTCAATACCGCTCGGTCATCTACTGCACCAAACAGGACCAGCTCACTGCCGCCAAAGCCAGCGAAGCCGCATTCCAGGCTGAGCTAAATAAAGCCGGCCTGGGCTCGATCACCACCGAAATCGACGAAGCGCCGACCTTCTTCTACGCCGAGGCGTATCACCAGCAATACCTGGCGAAAAACCCGCAGGGCTATTGCGGCATCGGTGGCACCGGTGTGTGCATGCCGCCGAGTCTGGCGAACAACTCGTAA